A genomic stretch from Puntigrus tetrazona isolate hp1 unplaced genomic scaffold, ASM1883169v1 S000000008, whole genome shotgun sequence includes:
- the LOC122332258 gene encoding neurabin-1-like, producing the protein MSVSCLIRAWRVIRAGDQYYRDGCWGRSGSGETGHLRQDHHTGWSCRERWQDPGERSDRGGGRHQSGWCDTTLRCDRPEEHKGNCKVSDWPREPGTQSEVARLISETLEQERQQQVDDAYEQSTEEDEHYDDEEEGGQDGILGSSFSRRNVEVYDLPESEEMFLPSNMDAAQLTFRFKELQIKHTIAEAEVDELKERLRESSEERVAWEAREAQLEKSVQENSERIAQMEKNWLEAQALCKSINEQLNDTQSQYEALDKKYSKAKKLLKDYQLKEVEYEQREVDLRKTLEERETEYKTQIEDLQRRLAKLESGGGHHESPLSGSKSADSVLLGDWSEVVPETERLDTSAHRARAQLAQRSKRQPPSRSKLKETLSSPARSAQGDDESQPASPESPPPRRRSIQESLSLPVVISSLANQQKEEGSVTSSSQSVQKDPQGPALSSPKDSSPSSFLRNVKKRESKGKGKEVKDESNDAAGKTKRRFPDFGGLRKSGGKGKKLSKEATRASLDSRGSAELLEESGVRISPSESVTSIPTCMPFSWFGDKDKERDREPSSSSSSLPHATADASEHNSKNKTNLSWSSLFSRSLDLSLSVLDDSNPSSPSSDFSGLVVEPNLSGRSHTLTFSSSEMLDEEPCPGGKEYHWQNRPVSDWTSQQVCHWLMGMNMDQYTPEFSTQAIDGQQLLGLDSDRLKALGVSSQNDRAVIKKKLKEMKKHKRRWRNSGKSARKRPDAADGCLPAPTLCADNRLRLLFLLILDALHWQTVTSLSRGVTVSNTDEAGIRCSPAGSEFRKVFTDCTRPSL; encoded by the exons GGCTGGGGATCAGTATTATAGGGATGGGTGTTGGGGCAGATCAGGGTCTGGAGAAACTGGGCATCTTCGTCAAGACCATCACACAGGATGGAGCTGCAGAGAGAGATGGCAG GATCCAGGTGAACGATCAGATCGTGGAGGTGGACGGCATCAGTCTGGTTGGTGTGACACAACTCTTCGCTGCGACCGTCCTGAAGAACACAAAGGGAACTGTAAG GTTTCTGATTGGCCGAGAGAGCCAGGTACTCAGAGCGAGGTGGCACGTCTGATCAGTGAAACCCTGGAGCAGGAGCGGCAGCAGCAGGTGGACGACGCGTACGAGCAGTCCACTGAAGAG GACGAGCACTACGACGATGAGGAGGAAGGCGGCCAGGATGGCATCCTTGGTTCGAGCTTCAGCAGGAGGAATGTGGAAGTGTACGATCTCCCAGAGAGCGAGGAAATGTTCCTGCCGTCCAACATGGACGCCGCTCAACTGACGTTCAGGTTTAAAGAG CTCCAGATAAAACACACCATTGCGGAAGCTGAAGTAGATGAACTGAAAGAGAGA CTGAGAGAGTCGTCAGAGGAACGCGTGGCGTGGGAGGCCAGGGAAGCTCAGTTAGAGAAGAGCGTTCAGGAGAACTCGGAGAGAATCGCTCAGATGGAGAAGAACTGGCTGGAGGCTCAGGCCCTCTGTAAAAGCATCAACGAGCAGCTCAATGACACGCAGAGCCAGTATGAAGCTCtggataaaaaatacagcaaagccAAGAAACTGCTCAAGGACTATCAGCTGAA AGAGGTGGAGTACGAGCAGAGGGAGGTGGACTTACGGAAAActctggaggagagagagaccgagTATAAAACTCAGATAGAGGATCTGCAGCGCAGG CTGGCAAAGCTTGAATCTGGCGGCGGTCATCATGAGTCTCCGCTGTCGGGCAGCAAGTCTGCAGATTCAGTTCTGCTGG GAGACTGGAGCGAGGTGGTTCCTGAAACAGAGCGTCTGGACACCAGCGCCCATCGCGCGAGGGCCCAGCTGGCCCAGAGATCCAAGCGGCAGCCGCCGTCCCGCAGCAAACTCAAAGAGACGCTCAGCTCACCAGCGAGAAGCGCACAG GGTGATGACGAGAGTCAGCCGGCGAGTCCCGAGTCTCCACCTCCTCGAAGGAGATCAATCCAGGAGAGTCTGTCCCTGCCGGTCGTCATATCTTCCCTTGCTAACCAGCAGAAGGAAGAGGGATCTGTTACGAGCAGCAGCCAATCGGTGCAGAAGGATCCTCAAGGCCCCGCCCTCTCCTCGCCTAAAGACTCCTCCCCCTCCAGCTTCCTGCGAAACGTCAAGAAGAGAGAGTCCAAAGGCAAGGGCAAAGAGGTCAAAG atgagTCTAACGATGCAGCTGGAAAAACTAAAAGAAGATTCCCAGACTTTGG TGGCTTAAGGAAATCAGGAGGAAAGGGGAAAAAGCTAAGCAAAGAAGCTACAAGGGCGTCACTGGACAGCAG GGGTTCAGCGGAGTTACTGGAGGAGTCGGGGGTCCGAATCTCCCCTTCAGAGTCCGTGACTTCCATCCCCACCTGCATGCCCTTCTCCTGGTTTGGAGACAAAGACAAAGAGCGAGACAGAGAGCCGTCGTCCTCGTCCAGCAGTCTCCCGCACGCCACTGCAGACGCCAGCGAACACAACTCCAAAAACAAG ACAAACCTCTCCTGGTCGTCTCTGTTCAGTCGCTCCTTAGATTTG AGTTTGTCAGTGCTAGATGATTCGAACCCCAGCAGTCCGTCGTCTGATTTTTCTGGGCTGGTGGTGGAGCCCAACCTGTCAGGCCGCTCTCATACGTTAACCTTCTCCTCCAGCGAG ATGCTGGATGAGGAGCCTTGTCCTGGAGGGAAGGAGTATCACTGGCAGAACCGTCCCGTCTCTGATTGGACGTCCCAGCAGGTGTGTCATTGGCTGATGGGTATGAACATGGATCAGTACACACCTGAGTTCAGCACACAGGCCATCGATGGACAGCAGCTCCTCGGCCTGGACAGCGACAGGCTGAAG GCTCTGGGCGTTTCCAGTCAGAATGACCGAGCCGTCATCAAGAAGAAACTGAAGGAGATGAAAAAGCACAAGAGAAGATGGAGAAACAGCGGGAAAAGCGCGAGAAAGAGGCCAGACGCAGCGGACGGCTGCCTGCCAGCACCGACTCTGTGTGCTGATAACCGTCTTCGGCTTTTATTCCTCTTAATTCTCGACGCACTCCATTGGCAGACTGTTACAAGCCTTTCTAGAGGAGTTACGGTCAGTAACACTGATGAAGCGGGAATACGCTGTTCACCTGCAGGTAGTGAATTTAGAAAAGTGTTTACAGATTGTACTCGACCTTCACtgtaa
- the LOC122332285 gene encoding pyruvate dehydrogenase (acetyl-transferring) kinase isozyme 1, mitochondrial-like isoform X2, whose amino-acid sequence MRIFRTLMNSASIAKQIDFYSRFSPSPLSMKQFIDFGSENACAKTSFTFLRQELPVRLANIMKEIDLLPDNLLRTPSVRLVQSWYMHSFGILEFKDGIRTLSFTDAVIKIRNRHNDVVPTMAQGVVEYKETYGTDPVTSQNIQYFLDRFYMSRISIRMLLNQHTLLFGGKIRDNPAHPKQIGSIDPSCCVMDVVKDAYENARNLCDRYYMNSPELVLEEFNVKGADRPIAVVYVPSHLYHMVFELFKNAMRATMELYEDAMEYPPVHVQIVLGHEDLTVKVSDRGGGVPLRKIDRLFTYTYSTAPRPQMDTSRATPLAGFGYGLPISRLYARYFQGDLKLYSMEGFGTDAVIYIRALSTESIERLPVYNKSAWKHYKTIHEADDWCAPSKEPKDMTTFRSF is encoded by the exons ATGAGGATCTTCAGGACTTTGATGAACTCTGCATCCATCGCCAAACAAATCGACTTTTACTCCAGATTCTCACCTTCTCCTCTCTCTATGAAGCAGTTCATAGATTTTG GTTCAGAGAACGCATGTGCGAAAACGTCCTTCACGTTCCTTAGACAGGAACTGCCTGTCAGGCTGGCGAATATTATGAAGGAGATCGATTTGTTGCCTGATAATCTTCTGAGAACTCCTTCAGTGCGCCTGGTGCAGAGCTG GTACATGCACAGCTTCGGGATTCTGGAGTTCAAGGACGGGAT ACGCACTCTCAGCTTCACAGATGCTGTGATAAAGATCAGAAACCGGCACAATGATGTGGTGCCCACCATGGCTCAAGGAGTGGTGGAATATAAGGAGACCTACGGGACAGACCCGGTCACCAGCCAGAACATCCAGTACTTCCTGGACCGCTTCTACATGAGCAGGATCTCCATCCGAATGCTCTTGAACCAGCACA CTCTGCTGTTTGGGGGAAAGATACGTGACAACCCTGCTCATCCCAAACAGATCGGTAGCATCGACCCCAGCTGTTGCGTCATGGATGTTGTGAAAG ATGCTTATGAAAATGCCCGAAACCTTTGCGACCGGTATTATATGAACTCACCTGAGTTAGTACTGGAAGAATTTAACG TTAAAGGAGCCGACAGACCCATCGCTGTGGTCTACGTGCCGTCTCATCTGTACCACATGGTGTTTGAGCTCTTTAAG AATGCCATGCGTGCTACCATGGAGCTTTATGAAGACGCCATGGAGTATCCTCCGGTGCATGTGCAGATCGTGCTCGGCCACGAGGACCTGACCGTGAAG GTCAGCGATCGTGGAGGAGGAGTCCCGCTGAGGAAGATCGACAGGTTGTTTACGTACACGTACTCCACTGCTCCTCGTCCTCAGATGGACACGTCTCGAGCCACTCCTCTG GCTGGTTTTGGTTATGGGCTGCCCATCTCCAGACTTTACGCCAGATATTTCCAAGGTGACCTGAAGCTGTACTCTATGGAGGGATTTGGCACAGATGCTGTCATTTATATCAGA GCTTTGTCCACGGAGTCCATCGAGAGGCTCCCCGTTTACAACAAATCCGCCTGGAAGCATTATAAGACCATCCATGAAGCGGATGACTGGTGCGCCCCCAGCAAAGAGCCCAAGGACATGACCACCTTCCGCAGCTTCTAG
- the LOC122332285 gene encoding pyruvate dehydrogenase (acetyl-transferring) kinase isozyme 1, mitochondrial-like isoform X1: MAQGVVEYKETYGTDPVTSQNIQYFLDRFYMSRISIRMLLNQHTLLFGGKIRDNPAHPKQIGSIDPSCCVMDVVKDAYENARNLCDRYYMNSPELVLEEFNVKGADRPIAVVYVPSHLYHMVFELFKNAMRATMELYEDAMEYPPVHVQIVLGHEDLTVKVSDRGGGVPLRKIDRLFTYTYSTAPRPQMDTSRATPLAGFGYGLPISRLYARYFQGDLKLYSMEGFGTDAVIYIRALSTESIERLPVYNKSAWKHYKTIHEADDWCAPSKEPKDMTTFRSF, from the exons ATGGCTCAAGGAGTGGTGGAATATAAGGAGACCTACGGGACAGACCCGGTCACCAGCCAGAACATCCAGTACTTCCTGGACCGCTTCTACATGAGCAGGATCTCCATCCGAATGCTCTTGAACCAGCACA CTCTGCTGTTTGGGGGAAAGATACGTGACAACCCTGCTCATCCCAAACAGATCGGTAGCATCGACCCCAGCTGTTGCGTCATGGATGTTGTGAAAG ATGCTTATGAAAATGCCCGAAACCTTTGCGACCGGTATTATATGAACTCACCTGAGTTAGTACTGGAAGAATTTAACG TTAAAGGAGCCGACAGACCCATCGCTGTGGTCTACGTGCCGTCTCATCTGTACCACATGGTGTTTGAGCTCTTTAAG AATGCCATGCGTGCTACCATGGAGCTTTATGAAGACGCCATGGAGTATCCTCCGGTGCATGTGCAGATCGTGCTCGGCCACGAGGACCTGACCGTGAAG GTCAGCGATCGTGGAGGAGGAGTCCCGCTGAGGAAGATCGACAGGTTGTTTACGTACACGTACTCCACTGCTCCTCGTCCTCAGATGGACACGTCTCGAGCCACTCCTCTG GCTGGTTTTGGTTATGGGCTGCCCATCTCCAGACTTTACGCCAGATATTTCCAAGGTGACCTGAAGCTGTACTCTATGGAGGGATTTGGCACAGATGCTGTCATTTATATCAGA GCTTTGTCCACGGAGTCCATCGAGAGGCTCCCCGTTTACAACAAATCCGCCTGGAAGCATTATAAGACCATCCATGAAGCGGATGACTGGTGCGCCCCCAGCAAAGAGCCCAAGGACATGACCACCTTCCGCAGCTTCTAG